A single region of the Brachypodium distachyon strain Bd21 chromosome 3, Brachypodium_distachyon_v3.0, whole genome shotgun sequence genome encodes:
- the LOC100827387 gene encoding acetylserotonin O-methyltransferase 1 yields the protein MAHVCDKDKDEPAMSKDDLLQAQTELYHPSLGFIKSMALRAAADLRIPDAIHRLGGAATLSELADATGIHTTKVSHLRRLMRVLTTSGIFSVVGDSRTHAPVYKLTRVSRLLVEDGGTGLSPMVLGVYVNPAAVNALFSMREWFTAERSEHAGLSLFELAHGCGRWEMAADQEDAGVSHDGMVADSRVVMEALLKDSGGGGGVFQGVSSLMDVGGGHGAVAAAVARAFPRVKCTVLELPQVVAGAPAVEGDVRFVAEDMFQHISSADAVLLKWILHCWQDEDCVKILKKCKEAIPTRDAGGKVTIIDMVVGLAVAGSPETVSNETQVFSDVYKMYMDGVEREEHEWKKIFLEAGFSDYKISPVLGFRSIIEVYP from the exons ATGGCGCATGTCTGCGACAAAGACAAAGACGAGCCCGCGATGAGCAAGGATGACTTGCTCCAAGCTCAGACGGAGCTCTACCACCCCTCGCTCGGCTTCATCAAGTCCATGGCgctcagggccgccgccgatctGCGCATCCCGGACGCCATCCACCGCCTCGGAGGCGCCGCCACCCTGTCCGAGCTCGCCGACGCGACCGGGATCCACACGACCAAAGTCTCACACCTCCGCCGGCTCATGCGCGTGCTCACCACCTCCGGCATCTTCTCCGTCGTCGGTGACTCCAGGACTCACGCCCCCGTGTACAAGCTCACCCGGGTCTCCCGTCTCCTCGTcgaagacggcggcaccgGCCTGTCCCCGATGGTGCTGGGCGTGTACGTCAACCCGGCCGCCGTAAACGCTCTCTTCAGCATGCGCGAGTGGTTCACCGCCGAGAGGTCAGAGCACGCAGGCTTATCACTGTTCGAGTTGGCGCACGGCTGTGGCCGGTGGGAGATGGCGGCAGATCAGGAGGACGCCGGCGTTTCCCACGATGGCATGGTCGCTGACAGCCGCGTCGTCATGGAGGCCCTCCTGAAGgatagcggcggcggcggcggcgtgttTCAGGGCGTGAGCTCGCTCATGGACGTcggaggcggccatggcgctgtCGCCGCGGCCGTCGCGAGGGCGTTCCCGCGAGTCAAGTGCACCGTGCTGGAACTCCCCCAGGTGGTCGCCGGAGCGCCTGCTGTCGAAGGCGATGTCCGGTTTGTCGCCGAGGACATGTTTCAGCACATCTCGTCGGCGGACGCTGTTCTTCTCAAG TGGATTTTGCACTGTTGGCAAGACGAAGATTGCGTCAAGATATTGAAGAAGTGCAAAGAAGCCATCCCAACAAGGGATGCCGGAGGAAAGGTGACAATCATCGATATGGTGGTCGGGCTTGCTGTTGCTGGGTCTCCTGAAACAGTTTCCAATGAGACGCAAGTCTTCTCCGATGTTTacaagatgtacatggacggGGTCGAGCGAGAGGAGCACGAGTGGAAGAAGATTTTCCTTGAAGCTGGATTCAGTGACTATAAGATCTCGCCCGTTCTGGGGTTTCGATCGATTATTGAAGTCTACCCTTGA